The Chloroflexota bacterium genome window below encodes:
- a CDS encoding RidA family protein: MKEYRNPSNVHQPIAASYTHQIEVRGPERLLVLSGQVGRKEDGTVPDDPIEQLEIALENLCRNLQAANMDVQDILKLTLYLVGEMDATRRRELIASKLKGHKPCMTLLYVAALASPIYKVEIDAWASSAN, from the coding sequence ATGAAAGAGTATCGAAATCCTTCCAATGTGCATCAGCCCATCGCCGCATCCTATACTCATCAAATAGAAGTCAGGGGACCTGAACGCCTGTTGGTACTTTCGGGGCAAGTTGGTAGAAAAGAAGATGGCACAGTGCCAGACGATCCAATCGAACAACTAGAAATTGCGTTAGAAAATCTTTGCCGTAATCTTCAAGCCGCAAATATGGATGTTCAAGATATTCTGAAACTCACGCTCTATCTGGTGGGCGAGATGGATGCGACGCGGCGACGAGAATTGATCGCATCCAAGCTGAAAGGGCATAAACCTTGCATGACTCTGTTGTACGTCGCGGCGCTTGCCAGCCCCATCTACAAAGTCGAGATTGACGCCTGGGCAAGTAGCGCAAACTAA
- a CDS encoding DUF2442 domain-containing protein, whose product MHKGKPIPTVLKNVLALNVRFTDDSLIVALSDGREISAPLEWFPRLRDATSKQRKNWRLIAKGIGIHWEDVDEDIAVSTLLRA is encoded by the coding sequence ATGCACAAGGGCAAACCTATACCTACTGTTTTGAAAAATGTTCTCGCGCTCAATGTCCGATTTACTGACGACTCGCTCATCGTTGCTCTTTCGGACGGACGCGAAATATCCGCGCCTCTGGAATGGTTCCCGCGCCTCCGGGATGCAACGTCAAAGCAACGGAAGAATTGGCGACTCATCGCGAAGGGAATCGGAATCCACTGGGAAGATGTGGACGAGGACATTGCAGTTTCTACGTTGCTACGCGCGTGA